Genomic window (Methanoculleus thermophilus):
AGCGGGATCTCGGGATCGAGATCGAGGAGATCGATGCCGTGAAGAACCCGGAGTATATCAAAGAGTATGACCTCAGGGTGACGCCCACTACCCTCATCCTCGAGGATGGCAAGATCAGGGAGCGGATGGTGGGGCTCGTTCACCGCGAAGAACTCGAGGCCGCGATCCGCCGGTATCTTCCAGCGCCACGGTGAGGAGGGCCACGCGAGAGCGGATGATCACCGCCGCTCGGAGCCTCTCTCGAGGTAGCCATAGACTCTCT
Coding sequences:
- a CDS encoding thioredoxin family protein, translating into MAIRVICFYQEGCMGCEEQAPILREVERDLGIEIEEIDAVKNPEYIKEYDLRVTPTTLILEDGKIRERMVGLVHREELEAAIRRYLPAPR